The genomic window CGAGATCAAGAGCGCGGCCGGCAAGGTCCTGCCCCTCAAGGCCGACCCCTTCGCCTTCCAGTGCGAGCACGCCCCCGGCACCGCCTCGGTGGTGCACGATCCCCGCGGCCACACGTGGCAGGACGGCGCGTTCATGGCCGAGCGCTGGAAGCGCAACCGCTTCGACGCCCCCATGAGCATCTACGAGGTGCACCTGGGCTCCTGGCGCCGCCGGGACGACGGCGGCTTCATGGGCTACCGGGAGCTGGCCGACACCCTCATCCCCTACGCCAAGGAGATGGGCTTCACCCACATCCAGATGCTCCCCGTCAGCGAGCACCCCTTCTACGCGTCCTGGGGCTACCAGCCCCTGGGCATGTTCGCCCCCACCTGCCGCTACGGCTCGCCCCAGGACTTCCAGGCGTTCGTGGACCGCTGCCACCAGGAGGGCCTGGGCGTGCTGCTGGACTGGGTCCCGGCGCACTTCCCCGGGGACGCCCACGGGCTGGGCGAATTCGACGGCACCCACCTCTACGAGCACGCCGACCCCCGCAAGGGCCGGCACATGGACTGGGGCACCCTCATCTACAACTACGGGCGCACCGAGGTGCAGAACTTCCTCATCGCCAACGCGCTGTTCTGGCTGGACCGCTTCCACATCGACGGACTGCGGGTGGACGCGGTGGCGTCCATGCTCTACCTGGACTACAGCCGGGCCCAGGGCCAGTGGCTGCCCAACCGGTACGGCGGCCGGGAGAACCTGGAGGCCGTCGCCTTCCTGCGCAGGCTGAACGAGGTGGTCTACTCCCACTTCCCCGACACCTGCACCGTGGCCGAGGAATCCACCGCCTGGCCCATGGTCTCGCGGCCCACCAGCGTGGGGGGCCTGGGCTTCGGGTTCAAGTGGAACATGGGCTGGATGCACGACACCCTGGCCTACTTCGGCCGGAACATGCTGCACCGCAAGCACCACCACGGCGAGATCACCTTCAGCATGCTCTACAACGACACCGAGAACTTCATGCTGCCGCTGTCCCACGACGAGGTGGTGCACGGCAAGAAGTCCCTGCTCTGGCGCATGCCCGGCACCCGGTGGGAGCAGTTCGCCAACCTGCGCCTGCTCTTCGCCTACCAGTTCCTGCACCCCGGAAAGAAGCTCCTCTTCATGGGCTGCGAGTTCGGGCAGGACCACGAGTGGGACCACAACAAGGCGCTGGACTGGGGCCTGCTGGAATTCCAGGAGCACCAGGGCGTCCGGCGCCTGGTGCGCGACCTCAACACCCTGTACCGGGGCCTGCCGGCCCTCTTCGACCGGGACTGCGCACCCGACGGCTTCCAGTGGATCGACTGCGAGGACCGCAGGAACAGCACCCTCGCCCTCATCCGCAAGGCCAACGACGGCTCCTTCGCCGTGGCCGTCCTGAACTTCACGGCCATGCCCCACACCGGCTACCGCGTGGGGGTCCCCGCCCCCGGCAGGTACCTGGAGGTCCTCAACTCCGATGCCTCTTTATACGGGGGCCAGAACTTCGGCAACGGCGGCGCCGTCGAAACGAAACCGCTGGCAGCGCATGGGTTCCCGCAGTCCGTGGAGCTCACCCTGCCCCCCCTGGGGGTGGTCGTGCTCAGACTCGGCTAAGATGGTCATTTCCTCAACCCGCCCCCCCCAGAAAGGCTTGAATACATGGATACGCTCCAACAGAAGCTCCAGAAGCTGACCCGCAACCTCTGGTGGACCTGGCGCCCGGAAGTGCGCGCCATCTTCCGGGACCTGGACCTGGACATCTACCACAAGGCCCACCGCAACCCCGTGCGGGTGATCAAGGAGATCACCCCCGAGCTGCTGGAGAAGCGCGCCGACCAGGTGGACATCGCCACCCGCACGGACCGCGCCCTTCGCCAGCTCAACGAGTACCTGAACCCCCTGACCACCTGGGGCATGATCCACGCCGGCAGCCTCCAGTCCCGCCCCGTGGCCTACTTCTGCGCCGAGTTCGGCATCCACGAGTCCCTGCCCATCTACTCGGGCGGCCTGGGCATCCTCGCCGGCGACCACCTCAAGGGCGCCAGCAACCTGGGCGTGCCCCTGGTGGGCGTGGGCCTCATGTACCACCGCGGCTACACCACCCAGATGCTGGACGGCACCTTCTGGCAGCAGGACGTGAGCGAACCCTTCGAGCTCGAGGACCTGCCCGTGTACCCGGCCATCGGCGCCGACGGCAAGCCCGCGCGCGTGAGCGTGGAACTCCCCGGGCGCCTGGTGTGGGCCAAGGTCCTGGAGTGCCACGTGGGGCGCATCCGCCTCATCCTGCTCGACACCCGGGACGACGCCAACAGCGAGGAGGACAAGGCCCTGGCCGCCAACCTCTACGGCGGCGACAACCGCATGCGCATCCAGCAGGAGCTCCTCCTGGGCGTGGGCGGGTCGCGGGCCCTGCGGGCTCTCGGAATCACCCCCAGCGTCATCCACCTCAACGAGGGCCACTCGGCCTTCGCCATCCTGGAATGGGCCCGCCACCGGGTCCAGCAGGACGACATGGAGCCCTGGGCCGCCATCGCCGAGGCGGCGTCGGGCACGGTGTTCACCACCCACACGCCGGTCGAGGCCGGCCACGACAAGTTCCCCGCCGACCTCGCCGAGGAGCACCTGCGCGCCCTGGCCGAGGGCCTCCGGCTCCCCCTGCACGACGTGCTGGGCCTGGGCCGCACCAACCCCGGCGACCTGGGGTCCGCCTTCCTCCCCACCGTCCTCGCCCTGAAGCACTGCCGGCGCGCCAACGGCGTCTCGGCCCTGCACGGCAAGGTGGCCCGTTCCATGTGGCAGCACCTCTGGCCCACCCGCAGCGAGCACGACGTGCCCATCGGGCACATCACCAACGGCGTGCACGTGCCCAGCTGGCTCTCCTCCGAGCTCAACACCCTCATGACCACCCACCTGGGCGTCAACTGGATGGAAGGCATCGTGCGCCCCGACCTGTGGACGAAGATCGCCGCCATCGACCCCGCCGAGATTTGGGAGATCAAGAAGGTCCTCAAGGGCCGCATGCTCAAGCTCGTGCGCGAGCGCCAGACCGCGATGCGCGCCCGCCAGGGCCTGCCGCCCCTCGAGCCCACCCCGCTGGAGCCCGACGCCCTCACCATCGGCTTCGCGCGGCGCTTCGTGCCCTACAAGCGCCCCGACCTGCTCTTCACGGACCTGGACCGCCTCGACGCCCTGGTGAACAACCCCCAGCGCCCCGTGAACCTCATCTTCGCCGGCCGGGCCCACCCCGCCGACGGCCCCGGCAAGGCGCTGATCCAGAAGGTGGGCCAGCTCACCGCCGACCCGCGCTTCCGCAACCGCATCCTGTTCGTGGAGAACTACAACATCCACATCGGACGCAACCTCTACCAGGGCGTGGACGCCTGGCTCAACAACCCCCGCAGGCCCCTGGAGGCCTGCGGCACCAGCGGCATGAAGGTGGTCATGAACGGCGGCCTCCACATCTCCGTGCTGGACGGGTGGTGGGCCGAGGCCTACGACGGCGAGAACGGCTTCGCCATCGGCAACGGCGAGATCCACGAGTCCACCGAGGTGCAGGACCGGCGCGACGCCGACGCCCTCTTCCGGCTCCTGGAGGAGAAGGTGGTGCCCATGTACTACCGGCAGGACGCCAACGGCGTGCCCCGCCAATGGATCCACGCCATCCAGCGCTCCATGCGCACCCTGGCCTGGCGCTTCAACGCCGACCGCATGGTCATGGACTACGTGCGGAACTGCTACCTGCCCGCCGCCGTGGCCTCCTCCTGCCAGATGCCCACCCCCTGAACTTGAATTCACCATCCGTCCCCGCCCCCCCTGGGGCGGGCGGCGGCGTGGCTTCCCGGGGCGGGATGCCTTACACTGCATCCATGGGCCTTCGCCATACAGCCAAAAGGAATCCGTTCATGGGCACCTCCCTGCGCGCCATCGTCAGCACCGCCGCGGCCCTCCTGGCCTGCGGCGCCCTCCACGCCGAAAGCGGCACCTGGGGCGCGCAGATCGGCATGGCCCAGCCCTCCGGGGGCGCCAAGCAGTGGGTGGGCTCCAGCGTCGGCGCCGCCCTGGACGTCACCGACACCTACAGCCTGGGCGGCCAGGACTCGGTGCGCATGCGCTTCGGGTACTTCACCTTCAAGGGCAGCAGCACCACCCCCGAGACGCTCACGGTGCCCGGCTGGGCCCAGGCCACCTACCCCGCCAACACCACCAACGAGACCTACGCCTTCACCTACGGGGCCGAATACGTCCGCAGCCTTCCCGCGCGGCTCTACGTGCTGGCCGGCCTGGGCGTCGCCTACGTTTCGGCCAACCGCACCGGCACCTTCGACCTGACCAGCGCCGCCGCCGGCCCGGTCAAGAGCAACTACGACGCCAACAACTTCGTCCCCTACTACTGCGCCGGCCTCGGCTTCCAGATCACCCGTTCCGTGGCCCTGGAGGCCCGCTACCAGTCGACCACCATGAAGGCCCAGACCCGCAAGCTGGACCTGAAGGCCCTGGGCTACACCACCCCCGCCCAGGTGGCCTTCGACAAGCTGACCGTCTCGACCCTGACCGTAGGATTGAGCCTCACGTTCTGACCGGGAGACCCCCCATGAGAATCCGCGGGGCCCTCTGGGCCGTTGCCTGTCTCGTCGCCATCGCCCCCCTGCGGGCCCAGCTCAAGGCGGGCCCCTGGGTCCCCGCCTACCAGGGCGTGGAGATCGCCACCGGCGACGCCCCCGAACCCCGCCGCCAGAAGGTCTTCGCCGTGCGGGTGGACCTGCGGGCACCCGGCATCGAGCTCTTCACGACCCCCCACGCCGGACCCATCGAGACCATAAGCGAGACCACGAGCGAATTCCTGGCCCACCACCGCCTCCAGGTGGCCATCAACGCCAACTTCTACGACCCCTGCTGCACCCCCGGCGACAAGGACCTCCTGGGCCTGGCCATGGCCCGCGGGGAGGTGGTCTCCCCCGCCGTGCCCAAGGGCATCGGCGCCTCCGCCCTCGTGGCCACCCGGGACAACTTCGCCGCCATCCTGAAGACCGGCCCCGGCTTCACCCCCGGCGGCCTCTGGACCGCCGTGGCGGGGTCCGAGGTGGTGCTGGCGAACGGCGTCCGCACGATCTCCGAAACCAAGTTCAACAAGGCCACCCACCCCCGCACCGCCGTGGGCCTCACCCGCGACGGCCGCCACCTGATCCTCCTGGTCATCGACGGCCGCCAGGAAGGCTACAGCGTCGGCGCCACCATGGAGGAGGTGGTGGACTGGCTGGTCCGCTTCGGCGCCACCGACGGCCTGAACCTGGACGGCGGCGGCTCCACCGCGCTGGTGCGGGACGTGGACGGCCATCCCAGGCTGGTGAACCACCCCAGCGGCGTGGCCATGGGCTCCAGCAGCAACGCCGGCGGGGAGCCCCAGCAGCGGTCCAACGGGAACAACTTCGGGGTCTTCGCGCGGCCGCTGCAGCCGGCTTCCTGAGGTTCTCCCCGAACTACCACAACACGGCTGGTCCCGGCACGACCGCCTCTGCTGCGTGGCGCCCAGCTACGACACCGCTTCGGAACGATTCGAGGTGAGCGACCTGGCCCACGAAGGACAACGCGTCTCCGACCACCGCCGGTTCCGGGTCCTGGGGAAAGGGCAAACCTCACCGTTTACCAGAACAAGCAGGGATGCGGCTTGACTGGATATTACCCAGGTTCATCTTGCAGCCCAATTGGTGTACCCACCCAGCGGGTGAATGAACTCGTT from Geothrix sp. 21YS21S-2 includes these protein-coding regions:
- the glgP gene encoding alpha-glucan family phosphorylase; translation: MDTLQQKLQKLTRNLWWTWRPEVRAIFRDLDLDIYHKAHRNPVRVIKEITPELLEKRADQVDIATRTDRALRQLNEYLNPLTTWGMIHAGSLQSRPVAYFCAEFGIHESLPIYSGGLGILAGDHLKGASNLGVPLVGVGLMYHRGYTTQMLDGTFWQQDVSEPFELEDLPVYPAIGADGKPARVSVELPGRLVWAKVLECHVGRIRLILLDTRDDANSEEDKALAANLYGGDNRMRIQQELLLGVGGSRALRALGITPSVIHLNEGHSAFAILEWARHRVQQDDMEPWAAIAEAASGTVFTTHTPVEAGHDKFPADLAEEHLRALAEGLRLPLHDVLGLGRTNPGDLGSAFLPTVLALKHCRRANGVSALHGKVARSMWQHLWPTRSEHDVPIGHITNGVHVPSWLSSELNTLMTTHLGVNWMEGIVRPDLWTKIAAIDPAEIWEIKKVLKGRMLKLVRERQTAMRARQGLPPLEPTPLEPDALTIGFARRFVPYKRPDLLFTDLDRLDALVNNPQRPVNLIFAGRAHPADGPGKALIQKVGQLTADPRFRNRILFVENYNIHIGRNLYQGVDAWLNNPRRPLEACGTSGMKVVMNGGLHISVLDGWWAEAYDGENGFAIGNGEIHESTEVQDRRDADALFRLLEEKVVPMYYRQDANGVPRQWIHAIQRSMRTLAWRFNADRMVMDYVRNCYLPAAVASSCQMPTP
- the glgB gene encoding 1,4-alpha-glucan branching protein GlgB, which codes for MADQGFDPQAFLNGDCSNPAYVFGLHPLPGSGLEARVFAPRATRVELVKEPAGEVVAELRMTHPEGIFETVLPRLRKWFPYHFRVHGWGPEPLEMDDPYRFSAALGDLDVYLMAEGTHLRLYEKLGAHPSERDGVPGVDFAVWAPNARRVSVVGTFNNWDGRRHIMRPFASSGVWELFIPGMAPGDLYKFEIKSAAGKVLPLKADPFAFQCEHAPGTASVVHDPRGHTWQDGAFMAERWKRNRFDAPMSIYEVHLGSWRRRDDGGFMGYRELADTLIPYAKEMGFTHIQMLPVSEHPFYASWGYQPLGMFAPTCRYGSPQDFQAFVDRCHQEGLGVLLDWVPAHFPGDAHGLGEFDGTHLYEHADPRKGRHMDWGTLIYNYGRTEVQNFLIANALFWLDRFHIDGLRVDAVASMLYLDYSRAQGQWLPNRYGGRENLEAVAFLRRLNEVVYSHFPDTCTVAEESTAWPMVSRPTSVGGLGFGFKWNMGWMHDTLAYFGRNMLHRKHHHGEITFSMLYNDTENFMLPLSHDEVVHGKKSLLWRMPGTRWEQFANLRLLFAYQFLHPGKKLLFMGCEFGQDHEWDHNKALDWGLLEFQEHQGVRRLVRDLNTLYRGLPALFDRDCAPDGFQWIDCEDRRNSTLALIRKANDGSFAVAVLNFTAMPHTGYRVGVPAPGRYLEVLNSDASLYGGQNFGNGGAVETKPLAAHGFPQSVELTLPPLGVVVLRLG
- a CDS encoding phosphodiester glycosidase family protein, whose product is MRIRGALWAVACLVAIAPLRAQLKAGPWVPAYQGVEIATGDAPEPRRQKVFAVRVDLRAPGIELFTTPHAGPIETISETTSEFLAHHRLQVAINANFYDPCCTPGDKDLLGLAMARGEVVSPAVPKGIGASALVATRDNFAAILKTGPGFTPGGLWTAVAGSEVVLANGVRTISETKFNKATHPRTAVGLTRDGRHLILLVIDGRQEGYSVGATMEEVVDWLVRFGATDGLNLDGGGSTALVRDVDGHPRLVNHPSGVAMGSSSNAGGEPQQRSNGNNFGVFARPLQPAS
- a CDS encoding outer membrane beta-barrel protein, with translation MGTSLRAIVSTAAALLACGALHAESGTWGAQIGMAQPSGGAKQWVGSSVGAALDVTDTYSLGGQDSVRMRFGYFTFKGSSTTPETLTVPGWAQATYPANTTNETYAFTYGAEYVRSLPARLYVLAGLGVAYVSANRTGTFDLTSAAAGPVKSNYDANNFVPYYCAGLGFQITRSVALEARYQSTTMKAQTRKLDLKALGYTTPAQVAFDKLTVSTLTVGLSLTF